Proteins encoded by one window of Lathyrus oleraceus cultivar Zhongwan6 chromosome 1, CAAS_Psat_ZW6_1.0, whole genome shotgun sequence:
- the LOC127113656 gene encoding uncharacterized protein LOC127113656, whose product MDQLEQNQAAMREDMTAIKVQMGQFVETLQALARGQEEMCQANLRASTANPAVVTIPVNPQGGVGMPVVAQPAPERGHVYQNANQAFNIPANGRFQPEIDDQQDTFFTTKADSVYEAFGPSPADIERRFQMMEERFKAMQGPDTFGLDAADMCLVPDLKIPPKFKVPSFEKYQGVTCPKTHIRAFCRKMAAHSSDEKLLMHFFQDNLSGASLEWYMQLERTHIRT is encoded by the coding sequence ATGGATCAGTTAGAGCAGAATCAGGCTGCTATGAGGGAGGATATGACCGCTATAAAGGTTCAGATGGGTCAGTTCGTTGAAACCCTACAAGCTCTGGCAAGGGGACAAGAGGAAATGTGTCAGGCTAATCTAAGAGCCTCTACTGCCAACCCTGCTGTTGTGACAATACCGGTGAATCCACAAGGAGGAGTTGGTATGCCTGTTGTAGCTCAGCCAGCTCCTGAAAGAGGTCATGTGTATCAAAATGCTAATCAGGCGTTCAATATCCCCGCCAATGGGAGATTCCAACCGGAGATTGACGATCAGCAGGACACTTTCTTCACTACAAAGGCTGACTCAGTTTATGAAGCTTTTGGTCCTTCTCCTGCTGACATCGAAAGGAGATTTCAAATGATGGAGGAGAGATTCAAGGCGATGCAAGGTCCCGATACCTTTGGATTGGACGCTGCTGACATGTGCCTAGTGCCAGACCTGAAAATTCCTCCCAAGTTCAAAGTCCCGAGCTTTGAAAAGTATCAAGGGGTCACTTGTCCAAAGACCCACATCCGAGCTTTTTGCAGAAAGATGGCCGCTCATTCTAGTGATGAGAAACTCTTAATGCACTTTTTCCAGGACAATCTTAGTGGAGCTTCTCTGGAATGGTATATGCAGCTCGAGCGCACACATATACGAACCTGA